The following proteins are encoded in a genomic region of Bufo bufo chromosome 11, aBufBuf1.1, whole genome shotgun sequence:
- the LOC120982529 gene encoding serine/arginine-rich splicing factor 5 isoform X2, whose product MSGCRVFIGRLNPAAREKDVDRFFKGYGRIRDIDLKQGFGFVEFEDPRDADDAVYELDGKELCSERVTIEHARMRSRGGGGGGGRGMGRGRYNDRFSSHRPRNDRSAPPVRTENRLIVENLSSRVSWQDLKDFMRQAGEVTFADAHRPKLNEGVVEFASYSDLKNAIEKLSGKEINGRKIRLIEGNKRHRSRSRSRSRSRSSSRSRSRSRSRSRKSYSRSRSRTPRSNRSKSRSVSRSPVPEKSPKAASKSPSKSPASVDRQRSRSRSRSVDGRN is encoded by the exons ATGAGCGGGTGCAGAGTTTTCATTGGGCGACTGAATCCAGCGGCCAGAGAGAAGGATGTCGATAGGTTCTTCAAAGGATATGGGAGGATCCGAGACATTGATCTAaaacaaggatttggctttgtg GAATTTGAAGATCCCAGGGATGCAGATGATGCTGTTTATGAGCTTGATGGGAAAGAGCTGTGTAGTGAAAG GGTTACTATTGAGCATGCACGCATGCGTTcccgtggtggtggtggtggcggcggcagagGAATGGGAAGGGGGAGATACAATGATCGTTTTAGTAGTCACCGTCCACGTAATGATAGAAG TGCTCCGCCAGTAAGGACCGAAAATCGTCTCATTGTGGAAAACTTGTCCTCCCGCGTCAGCTGGCAG GATTTGAAGGACTTCATGAGGCAAGCCGGTGAAGTTACATTTGCTGATGCACACAGACCTAAACTAAACGAAGG GGTTGTTGAGTTTGCATCTTACAGTGATCTTAAAAATGCTATCGAGAAACTGTCTGGCAAGGAGATCAATGGAAGGAAGATTAGGCTGATTGAAGGAAACAAAAGGCACAG GTCAAGAAGCAGGTCCCGTTCCCGCAGCCGAAGCTCATCCCGATCCCGCAGTCGTTCCCGCTCCAGGAGCAGGAAGTCCTATAGCCGTTCCCGTAGCCGCACTCCCCGTAGTAACCGTAGCAAATCCAGATCTGTCAGTAGGTCTCCCGTTCCAGAGAAATCGCCAAAAGCTGCATCTAAAAGCCCATCAAAATCCCCAGCATCTGTCGATCGTCAGAGGTCTCGGTCAAGATCTCGTTCTGTTGATGGCAGAAActga
- the LOC120982529 gene encoding serine/arginine-rich splicing factor 5 isoform X1 translates to MSGCRVFIGRLNPAAREKDVDRFFKGYGRIRDIDLKQGFGFVEFEDPRDADDAVYELDGKELCSERVTIEHARMRSRGGGGGGGRGMGRGRYNDRFSSHRPRNDRSAPPVRTENRLIVENLSSRVSWQDLKDFMRQAGEVTFADAHRPKLNEGVVEFASYSDLKNAIEKLSGKEINGRKIRLIEGNKRHSRSRSRSRSRSRSSSRSRSRSRSRSRKSYSRSRSRTPRSNRSKSRSVSRSPVPEKSPKAASKSPSKSPASVDRQRSRSRSRSVDGRN, encoded by the exons ATGAGCGGGTGCAGAGTTTTCATTGGGCGACTGAATCCAGCGGCCAGAGAGAAGGATGTCGATAGGTTCTTCAAAGGATATGGGAGGATCCGAGACATTGATCTAaaacaaggatttggctttgtg GAATTTGAAGATCCCAGGGATGCAGATGATGCTGTTTATGAGCTTGATGGGAAAGAGCTGTGTAGTGAAAG GGTTACTATTGAGCATGCACGCATGCGTTcccgtggtggtggtggtggcggcggcagagGAATGGGAAGGGGGAGATACAATGATCGTTTTAGTAGTCACCGTCCACGTAATGATAGAAG TGCTCCGCCAGTAAGGACCGAAAATCGTCTCATTGTGGAAAACTTGTCCTCCCGCGTCAGCTGGCAG GATTTGAAGGACTTCATGAGGCAAGCCGGTGAAGTTACATTTGCTGATGCACACAGACCTAAACTAAACGAAGG GGTTGTTGAGTTTGCATCTTACAGTGATCTTAAAAATGCTATCGAGAAACTGTCTGGCAAGGAGATCAATGGAAGGAAGATTAGGCTGATTGAAGGAAACAAAAGGCACAG CAGGTCAAGAAGCAGGTCCCGTTCCCGCAGCCGAAGCTCATCCCGATCCCGCAGTCGTTCCCGCTCCAGGAGCAGGAAGTCCTATAGCCGTTCCCGTAGCCGCACTCCCCGTAGTAACCGTAGCAAATCCAGATCTGTCAGTAGGTCTCCCGTTCCAGAGAAATCGCCAAAAGCTGCATCTAAAAGCCCATCAAAATCCCCAGCATCTGTCGATCGTCAGAGGTCTCGGTCAAGATCTCGTTCTGTTGATGGCAGAAActga